A single Carnobacterium alterfunditum DSM 5972 DNA region contains:
- a CDS encoding amino acid ABC transporter ATP-binding protein — MIEFKNVEKYYGDFHALKNINLTFKKGEVVVVIGPSGSGKSTMLRCINGLEEISEGELLIEGQNVHDKNTNINEIRKNVGMVFQHFNLYPHKTVLENIMLAPMKVLKRSKEEAQKDAEKFLEKVNMLGKKDAYPSNLSGGQQQRIAIARGLAMGPDVLLFDEPTSALDPETIEDVLDVMKKLAKEGMTMIVVTHEMGFAREVADRVIFMADGEVLEDRETIPFFENPKDERAKQFLSKIINH; from the coding sequence ATGATCGAATTTAAAAATGTTGAAAAATATTATGGTGATTTCCATGCCTTAAAGAACATCAATCTTACCTTTAAAAAAGGTGAAGTAGTCGTTGTGATTGGGCCTTCTGGTTCTGGTAAAAGTACTATGCTACGTTGTATCAATGGTTTAGAAGAAATTTCTGAAGGAGAATTATTGATTGAAGGACAAAATGTTCATGATAAGAATACGAATATTAATGAAATTCGTAAAAATGTTGGGATGGTATTCCAACACTTTAACCTTTATCCGCATAAAACTGTTTTAGAAAATATTATGTTGGCACCGATGAAAGTATTGAAACGCTCTAAAGAAGAGGCCCAAAAAGATGCCGAGAAATTTTTGGAAAAAGTAAATATGCTAGGTAAAAAAGATGCTTACCCTTCTAATTTATCTGGTGGACAACAACAACGTATTGCCATTGCACGAGGATTAGCTATGGGTCCTGATGTCTTATTATTTGATGAACCAACCAGTGCATTAGATCCTGAAACGATTGAAGATGTGCTAGACGTTATGAAAAAATTAGCTAAAGAAGGCATGACAATGATCGTTGTTACCCATGAGATGGGATTTGCACGTGAAGTGGCTGACCGGGTCATTTTTATGGCTGACGGAGAAGTCCTTGAAGATCGCGAAACGATTCCGTTCTTTGAAAATCCTAAAGATGAACGTGCCAAACAATTCTTAAGTAAAATTATCAATCATTAA
- a CDS encoding TIGR01906 family membrane protein encodes MFILSFSIALTINLTPLYNFDINYLGISKSVGLSKETLMENYRVLLNYLNLPWVSELDFPDFPSSESGLFHFYEVKRLFMLDYVIALVTAIGSFFYIRYIKNNQLFWKLVRPFQLGIAVPFVVLFMIAVSFDQLFVAFHKLFFNNDAWLFNPSTDPIILALPETFFMHSFILAFVLIEIQIIFGYFYTKKQAFK; translated from the coding sequence TTGTTTATTTTATCGTTTTCTATTGCACTAACAATCAATTTAACACCGTTATACAATTTTGATATCAATTACTTAGGGATCTCTAAAAGTGTTGGTTTATCAAAGGAAACATTAATGGAAAATTATCGAGTACTGCTAAACTATCTGAACTTGCCTTGGGTATCCGAGTTGGATTTTCCAGATTTCCCGAGTTCAGAAAGTGGCTTGTTTCATTTCTATGAAGTCAAACGACTATTTATGTTGGACTATGTAATTGCTTTGGTCACTGCTATAGGATCTTTTTTCTATATTCGTTACATTAAAAACAATCAGCTGTTTTGGAAATTGGTTCGTCCGTTTCAACTAGGGATAGCTGTTCCGTTTGTTGTACTGTTCATGATAGCTGTTAGTTTTGATCAATTATTCGTAGCTTTTCATAAATTGTTTTTTAATAATGACGCTTGGTTGTTCAATCCGTCTACGGATCCGATTATTTTAGCATTGCCCGAAACATTCTTTATGCACTCCTTTATATTGGCTTTCGTGTTGATTGAAATTCAAATCATTTTTGGTTATTTTTATACTAAAAAGCAAGCTTTCAAATAA
- a CDS encoding VOC family protein — translation MNRINLVCLGVKDIKAALTFYKGIGFETYEKADTPAIVFFNNQGSKLELFPIKELAKDINEADPPVIKDRGFNGITLACNVKSENEVDDLIELVRQNGGKIVKEPVKVSWGGYSGYFQDVDGYYWEIAYSSSWKFDENDMLIIENV, via the coding sequence ATGAATCGGATCAATTTAGTTTGTCTAGGTGTAAAAGATATAAAAGCTGCGCTAACTTTTTATAAAGGTATCGGGTTTGAAACCTATGAAAAAGCTGATACACCGGCTATTGTTTTTTTTAATAATCAAGGCAGTAAGCTAGAATTATTTCCGATAAAAGAATTAGCCAAGGATATTAATGAAGCCGATCCGCCAGTGATCAAGGACAGAGGATTTAACGGGATCACATTAGCCTGCAATGTGAAATCAGAAAATGAAGTGGATGACTTGATCGAACTCGTAAGGCAAAATGGTGGGAAGATCGTAAAAGAACCTGTGAAAGTTAGCTGGGGCGGATATAGTGGTTATTTTCAAGATGTAGATGGCTATTATTGGGAAATCGCCTATAGTTCTAGCTGGAAATTTGACGAAAATGATATGCTTATAATAGAAAACGTATAA
- a CDS encoding IS30 family transposase, whose protein sequence is MTYTHITMDELVMIEAYYHQGVPVAKIATYLNRTRTPINNVIRFFKAGHTAFDHYLRYKKNKKQCGRKKIDLPKEQQLYIKGKVAEGWTPDVIIGRKEMTIDCSVRTLYRQFKERIFDEVTLPMKGKRKPNGHQERRGRQAYKRNISERIIDYPTFKEEFGHIEGDTIVGVHHKSAVITLVEILSKAIITLKPKGRKACDIENAMNQWFQAIPKNLFKSITFDCGKEFSNWKSLCNQHDVAIYFADPGTPSQRALNENSNGLLRKDGLPKKMDFNEVDQTFVSSVAHKRNNIPRKSLNYQTPLEVFMSYMDEDSLYSLI, encoded by the coding sequence ATGACCTATACCCATATTACCATGGATGAACTAGTGATGATAGAAGCTTATTACCACCAAGGTGTTCCAGTTGCTAAAATAGCTACTTACTTGAATCGTACTCGTACACCGATTAATAATGTTATCAGGTTCTTCAAAGCAGGACACACAGCTTTCGACCATTACCTACGGTATAAAAAAAACAAGAAACAGTGTGGACGCAAAAAAATTGATTTACCAAAAGAACAACAGCTTTATATCAAGGGAAAAGTAGCTGAGGGCTGGACGCCGGATGTCATTATTGGCCGTAAAGAAATGACAATAGACTGTTCCGTACGAACACTTTATAGGCAGTTTAAAGAAAGAATATTCGATGAAGTTACACTCCCGATGAAAGGGAAAAGAAAACCTAACGGACATCAAGAACGTAGAGGTAGACAAGCTTATAAACGAAATATCTCTGAAAGAATAATAGACTATCCCACATTTAAAGAAGAGTTTGGTCATATCGAAGGAGATACCATTGTAGGTGTTCACCACAAAAGTGCGGTTATTACTCTAGTAGAGATTTTATCAAAAGCTATCATTACCTTAAAGCCCAAAGGGCGTAAAGCCTGCGACATTGAGAATGCCATGAATCAATGGTTCCAAGCCATACCAAAAAATTTATTCAAATCCATTACGTTTGATTGCGGAAAGGAGTTTTCCAACTGGAAATCTTTGTGCAACCAACATGATGTCGCTATTTACTTCGCTGATCCTGGAACGCCTTCACAACGAGCTTTAAATGAGAATTCTAATGGACTTCTTCGAAAAGATGGATTGCCAAAAAAAATGGATTTCAACGAAGTTGACCAGACTTTCGTATCATCTGTTGCACACAAACGAAATAACATTCCAAGGAAGTCACTAAATTACCAAACACCGTTGGAAGTTTTTATGAGTTATATGGATGAAGATAGTTTGTATAGCTTAATTTGA
- a CDS encoding MGMT family protein, which translates to MTPFTERVIQIIQSIPSGKVMTYGQVAALAGNPRGARQVVRILHSMSSKYNLPWHRIINAKGEVAIKDTQGAFTQKDYLLSEGIALSDSGKVDLAVYRYHPTVDWLLEDL; encoded by the coding sequence ATGACTCCCTTTACAGAACGAGTGATCCAAATCATCCAATCGATTCCAAGTGGAAAAGTAATGACTTACGGTCAAGTAGCTGCTCTCGCTGGCAATCCGCGCGGAGCAAGACAAGTAGTCCGTATCTTGCATTCCATGAGCTCAAAGTACAATTTACCATGGCATCGCATCATCAACGCTAAAGGCGAAGTGGCGATCAAAGATACCCAAGGAGCTTTTACTCAAAAAGATTATTTATTATCAGAAGGTATTGCCTTGAGCGATTCCGGCAAAGTTGATTTAGCTGTTTATCGTTATCATCCAACCGTCGACTGGCTGCTAGAAGATCTTTAA
- a CDS encoding transporter substrate-binding domain-containing protein — protein MKKLNKPSLFLLLLLPVFLLAACGSQSAATVDITERIEEKPTLTWGVKVDTNLFGLYDIKSSEIRGFDIDIAKAITEELTGDAANAEFVEVTSKTRIPLLKNGNIDAIIATMTITEERKEQVNFSNVYFDAGQALLVPNDSSIQGLDDVSADTTVLAVKGSTSAKNIRELAPEANVLELENYSEAFTALQSGQGDAVTTDNAILLGIIADNPGYRLAGGIFTQEPYGIAINKGQDAFLNEVNEALDTIKANGVYDEIYADWIPKLD, from the coding sequence ATGAAAAAATTAAACAAGCCATCTCTTTTTCTTCTTTTACTCCTGCCAGTCTTTTTGCTTGCTGCCTGTGGTTCTCAGAGTGCAGCTACAGTAGATATAACAGAACGCATAGAAGAAAAACCAACCCTTACATGGGGTGTAAAAGTGGATACCAATCTTTTTGGTCTTTATGATATCAAATCTAGTGAGATCCGTGGTTTCGATATCGACATTGCTAAAGCCATTACAGAAGAACTGACCGGTGATGCAGCTAACGCTGAATTCGTTGAAGTAACTTCTAAGACGCGTATCCCACTATTAAAAAACGGCAATATTGACGCTATTATCGCGACGATGACGATTACCGAAGAACGAAAAGAACAAGTCAATTTTTCAAATGTTTATTTTGATGCTGGGCAAGCTCTACTAGTTCCAAACGACAGCTCTATTCAAGGTCTAGACGATGTATCTGCTGATACAACCGTTCTAGCGGTTAAAGGATCTACTTCCGCAAAAAATATTCGTGAATTGGCTCCTGAAGCGAATGTTTTAGAATTAGAAAATTATTCTGAAGCATTTACAGCTTTACAATCCGGACAAGGGGATGCCGTTACGACAGACAATGCTATTTTATTAGGGATCATTGCAGATAACCCAGGTTACCGATTAGCTGGTGGGATTTTTACGCAAGAACCTTATGGTATTGCAATCAATAAAGGCCAGGATGCCTTTTTAAATGAAGTAAACGAAGCCTTGGATACTATCAAAGCCAATGGTGTATACGATGAAATTTACGCTGATTGGATCCCTAAATTAGACTGA
- a CDS encoding NAD(P)/FAD-dependent oxidoreductase: protein MNTTQEIFDITIIGGGPVGMFAAFYGGMRNAKVKIIESLPQLGGQLSMLYPEKDIYDIAALPIIKGQELIDNLSIQISRFDPTICLEEEVIDVIKNDNGIFELTTGKSVHYSKAIIITAGNGAFQPRRLELDQADDYEGETLHYYVNNIEQFKDRTVAICGGGDSAVDWALALEPLAKKVYLIHRRNKFRALEHSVSLLEQSSVEVITPYIPLAIQGEHSKIRSVQLKEVRGGNEKELEIDNFLINYGFTSSIGPMKNWGFDVVRNEIPVNTKMETTVPGIYAAGDICTYDGKIKLIATGFGEAPTAINNAMSYIDPDERVQPMHSTSLF from the coding sequence TTGAATACTACTCAAGAAATCTTTGACATTACAATTATCGGCGGCGGACCTGTTGGCATGTTCGCTGCTTTTTATGGCGGTATGCGAAATGCAAAAGTTAAAATAATTGAAAGTCTGCCTCAATTAGGCGGACAGCTAAGTATGTTGTATCCTGAAAAAGATATCTATGATATTGCGGCGCTTCCTATAATTAAAGGACAAGAACTGATAGACAATCTATCCATTCAGATCTCTCGTTTTGATCCGACGATTTGTTTAGAAGAAGAAGTTATCGACGTCATTAAAAATGATAATGGAATTTTTGAATTGACCACTGGAAAATCTGTTCATTATTCAAAAGCCATTATTATAACGGCTGGGAATGGCGCTTTCCAACCTCGCAGATTGGAGTTAGACCAAGCGGATGATTATGAAGGCGAAACTCTGCATTATTATGTCAATAACATTGAACAATTTAAAGATCGTACTGTAGCTATTTGCGGTGGTGGTGATTCCGCAGTGGATTGGGCATTGGCTCTTGAACCACTTGCCAAAAAAGTTTACCTGATTCATAGAAGAAATAAATTTAGAGCACTGGAACATAGTGTTTCTTTGTTAGAACAATCGAGTGTTGAAGTGATCACACCTTATATTCCACTTGCTATTCAAGGAGAACATTCAAAGATCCGATCTGTTCAATTAAAAGAAGTCCGAGGAGGAAACGAGAAAGAACTTGAAATTGATAACTTTTTAATCAATTATGGTTTCACTTCTTCTATTGGACCTATGAAAAATTGGGGCTTTGACGTTGTCCGCAATGAAATCCCGGTAAATACTAAGATGGAGACAACTGTTCCTGGGATCTATGCAGCTGGAGATATTTGTACTTATGATGGGAAAATAAAATTGATTGCCACTGGGTTTGGCGAAGCACCGACGGCCATCAATAATGCCATGAGTTACATTGATCCAGATGAACGAGTACAACCTATGCATAGTACGAGTCTCTTTTGA
- a CDS encoding TIGR01457 family HAD-type hydrolase, which translates to MKYKGYLIDLDGTMYLGKEPIPAASRFIKRLQENKIPYLFVTNNSSKTQKEVADNLIQNFGVQTAEDEVYTSSLATADYLTSLGGGKKVYIIGETGIRRALKNAGFVEDETNPDYVVVGLDRQVTYQDFETATLAIQKGARFIATNKDTNLPSDKGMVPGAGSLVALLIASTRVQPTFIGKPEAIIMEAATKTIGLTKEEVIMVGDNYETDILAGINNDVDTLLVLTGFTSLKDLEHVEQQPTYLLNSLDEWVF; encoded by the coding sequence ATGAAATACAAAGGATATTTAATTGATTTGGATGGTACGATGTACCTAGGTAAGGAACCAATTCCAGCAGCTTCACGGTTCATTAAAAGACTGCAAGAAAATAAAATTCCTTATTTATTTGTGACAAACAATTCTTCTAAAACACAAAAAGAAGTAGCCGATAATTTGATTCAAAATTTTGGTGTTCAAACTGCTGAAGATGAAGTGTACACTAGCTCGCTAGCTACTGCAGATTATTTGACTTCATTAGGTGGAGGAAAAAAGGTCTATATTATAGGAGAAACAGGCATCAGGAGGGCTTTGAAAAATGCTGGTTTTGTTGAAGATGAAACGAATCCAGATTACGTAGTTGTAGGACTCGACCGACAAGTCACGTACCAGGACTTTGAAACGGCTACTTTAGCCATTCAAAAAGGTGCTCGTTTTATTGCAACAAATAAAGATACTAATTTACCGAGTGATAAAGGAATGGTACCTGGTGCTGGTTCGTTGGTGGCCTTATTGATAGCATCAACAAGAGTCCAACCCACTTTTATAGGTAAACCGGAAGCCATCATCATGGAAGCAGCTACTAAAACGATCGGCTTAACAAAAGAAGAAGTCATCATGGTAGGTGATAACTATGAAACGGATATTCTAGCAGGGATCAACAATGATGTGGATACGCTATTAGTACTGACTGGATTCACTTCATTAAAGGATTTAGAACATGTGGAACAACAGCCGACCTATTTATTGAATTCCTTGGATGAGTGGGTGTTCTAG
- a CDS encoding phosphatidylglycerophosphatase A family protein, producing MVKDTTELHEKALELLEQRGVQLKDIAELVMFLQQPYINGLTLEFCLEHVEAVLKKREVQNTILTGIQLDILAETKQLMNPLLDIIVDDEGLYGIDEILALSIVNVYGSIGFTNYGYIDKIKPGILGKLNKHEGNQVHTFLDDIIGAIAAAAASRLAHTQPEKSRITQ from the coding sequence ATGGTAAAAGATACAACTGAGTTACATGAAAAAGCCTTAGAATTGTTAGAACAGCGTGGCGTTCAATTAAAAGATATTGCCGAATTGGTGATGTTCTTACAACAGCCATATATTAATGGTTTAACGCTTGAATTTTGTTTGGAACATGTAGAAGCTGTTCTTAAAAAAAGAGAAGTTCAAAATACCATTCTTACAGGCATTCAATTGGATATTTTAGCAGAGACTAAACAGTTAATGAATCCTCTATTAGATATTATTGTTGATGATGAAGGTCTTTATGGAATTGATGAGATCCTAGCCCTTTCTATTGTAAATGTTTATGGATCGATCGGTTTTACAAATTACGGATACATTGATAAAATCAAGCCTGGTATTTTAGGCAAATTAAATAAACATGAAGGCAATCAAGTCCACACTTTCTTGGATGATATCATTGGAGCAATTGCTGCTGCAGCTGCTAGTCGTTTAGCACATACTCAACCAGAAAAGAGTAGGATCACACAATAA
- a CDS encoding amino acid ABC transporter permease translates to MNIRFLLDGLLVTVEVALLSIVFSFIIGAILGLLRYMKIPIFSKIVGAIVDLVRNLPLLLIIFFTYFALPQIGIRFDIFWSAVAALTIFESAMLSEIIRAGLNSIPSGQMEAGRSTGLTYLQTLWFIIIPQAFKAMVPPIVSQLISLIKDTSLATIISLPELTHNARIIYGQNTTYVIPMFIALAFFYFIICYTLAKFAKRFEAKLT, encoded by the coding sequence ATGAATATCCGCTTCTTACTGGATGGACTTCTCGTAACAGTAGAAGTAGCTTTACTTTCAATTGTCTTTAGTTTCATTATCGGAGCTATTTTAGGTTTGCTCCGATATATGAAAATTCCCATTTTTTCAAAAATTGTTGGGGCTATTGTTGATTTAGTACGTAATTTGCCTTTGCTCTTAATTATCTTCTTCACTTATTTTGCTTTACCGCAGATCGGTATTCGATTTGATATCTTTTGGTCAGCAGTAGCTGCATTGACTATTTTTGAATCTGCTATGCTTTCAGAAATTATTCGTGCTGGTTTAAATTCTATCCCTTCTGGACAAATGGAAGCTGGACGTTCTACCGGATTAACTTATCTTCAAACGCTGTGGTTTATTATTATCCCGCAAGCTTTTAAAGCTATGGTTCCTCCAATCGTCAGTCAGCTGATATCTTTGATCAAAGATACTTCACTGGCAACCATCATCTCTTTACCAGAATTAACGCATAACGCCCGGATCATCTATGGTCAAAATACCACTTACGTGATTCCGATGTTTATTGCTTTAGCATTCTTTTACTTTATTATCTGTTACACTTTAGCAAAATTTGCTAAACGTTTTGAAGCAAAATTAACTTAA
- a CDS encoding YutD family protein, with product MTSENETTKEQTQETHRPKKEVHAKKRPVKPRPKKRVKETQPFVPKAEETFDTEDLTKNEIDKEVNGLVNPVEEPVVKRIDATTIMIEDKKFEIVKDYREAFDSERLGERYSEILNKYDYIVADWGFEQLRLKGFYDNRNRKVPQDQRIANLQDYLYEYCNFGCPYFVLQRIDDKKERTATSKPKRRRTQKSKSPTNEKVVKQVQAKNPALKQTDTVNSKKASDRMKAKKDFVKKEISPVEKTSEKKVSKETVETVKDAKGKRQYSIRRKVVPK from the coding sequence ATGACAAGCGAAAACGAAACAACTAAAGAACAGACACAAGAGACACACCGACCTAAAAAAGAGGTTCATGCAAAAAAACGTCCGGTTAAACCAAGACCAAAAAAACGTGTAAAGGAAACACAACCATTTGTACCTAAAGCAGAAGAAACATTTGATACGGAAGATTTGACGAAGAATGAAATAGACAAAGAAGTCAATGGATTGGTCAACCCGGTTGAAGAACCAGTCGTTAAGAGAATCGATGCTACGACTATTATGATAGAAGATAAGAAATTCGAAATCGTCAAGGACTACCGAGAGGCGTTTGATTCGGAGCGATTGGGTGAGCGTTACAGCGAGATCCTAAACAAATACGATTATATTGTTGCGGACTGGGGATTTGAGCAACTACGGTTGAAAGGGTTCTATGATAACCGCAATCGAAAAGTACCACAAGATCAACGCATTGCAAATCTGCAAGATTATCTATATGAGTACTGCAATTTCGGCTGTCCTTATTTCGTTTTGCAACGGATCGATGATAAAAAAGAGCGGACAGCAACTAGTAAACCAAAAAGACGTAGAACACAAAAAAGTAAGAGCCCCACAAATGAAAAAGTAGTCAAACAAGTTCAAGCAAAAAATCCAGCTTTAAAACAAACTGATACGGTTAATTCAAAAAAAGCATCTGATAGAATGAAAGCAAAAAAAGATTTTGTCAAAAAAGAAATTTCGCCAGTTGAAAAGACGAGTGAAAAAAAAGTTTCAAAAGAAACAGTTGAAACAGTAAAAGATGCTAAAGGGAAACGTCAATACAGTATCCGTCGTAAAGTAGTTCCCAAATAA
- a CDS encoding amino acid ABC transporter permease, giving the protein MLTILTTYPDVLIDGFLNTLYSSIIALFFSLIIGTLMAILQLSKTKWINILANAYVEFFKNIPLLIIVMFFYVVIPLYWFSMNGFTAGTIGLTIYTSAFIAETVRAGIMGVPKGQTEAGLSTGLTQNETMRYIVLPQAFKIVIPPLGNQFINLVKNSSVLAMVTGLDLMYQGDLIASETFNTFDTYILIGAIYLIITLPLTYLMGYIERRLNVTS; this is encoded by the coding sequence ATGTTAACGATCTTAACAACCTACCCAGATGTTTTAATTGATGGGTTTCTAAATACATTATACTCAAGTATTATTGCCTTATTTTTTAGTCTGATTATTGGTACTTTGATGGCTATTTTACAATTATCTAAAACTAAATGGATCAACATCTTGGCAAATGCTTACGTAGAGTTTTTCAAAAACATTCCGCTTTTGATCATTGTGATGTTCTTTTACGTCGTCATTCCCTTATATTGGTTCTCGATGAATGGCTTCACAGCCGGTACGATTGGTTTAACGATCTATACTTCTGCCTTTATTGCGGAAACAGTACGTGCTGGGATCATGGGCGTACCTAAAGGTCAAACAGAAGCTGGTCTTTCAACTGGTTTGACCCAAAATGAAACGATGCGTTATATTGTATTGCCACAAGCTTTTAAAATTGTGATTCCGCCACTTGGCAATCAATTTATTAATTTGGTGAAAAATTCATCTGTTCTAGCAATGGTCACTGGGCTTGATTTAATGTACCAAGGCGATTTAATTGCCAGTGAAACATTTAATACGTTTGACACGTACATCTTGATTGGCGCAATTTACCTCATCATTACATTACCTTTAACTTATTTGATGGGTTATATCGAACGTCGCTTAAATGTAACATCTTAA
- a CDS encoding bifunctional metallophosphatase/5'-nucleotidase: protein MERVHIYHTNDIHSHLENWPRISAYLHEESKRLKQENETVFSFDIGDACDRVHPLTEATDGKANIRLLNEVKYDAVTIGNNEGIGSSKKQLNHLYDEANFPVVISNLYDYKTGYPPEWAKIFHIIQTESGHKIGLFGLTAPFPTSYKPIGWNVKNPDEVIGDILELLSPLVDSIILLSHLGIGEDQRIAEMYPMISVIIGSHTHHLLPNGKKVRNTLLAAAGKYGQYVGHIELEIDENKIITAEATVKEMATMKPPKNEKWIIEGYETKGHQLLNEQVIATIPSNYSVNWQGNSELVTLGLESLKEYAHTDAAILNAGLFMQPLIEGTVTKDALHQVLPHPMRILRCTLDGENLTRLIYEMEKNRLFLRNFPIKGIGFRGKVFGEICYNGVTYDKITGEVNWLGEPIEPAKQYTFATVDHFMFIPFFPTIEIIGTNEVLFPFFIRNVLGQYLKKHYPAKKSAE from the coding sequence ATGGAACGTGTCCACATTTATCATACAAACGATATTCATTCTCACCTTGAAAATTGGCCGAGGATATCTGCTTATCTACATGAAGAGTCTAAACGATTGAAACAAGAAAATGAAACAGTATTTTCATTTGATATTGGGGATGCTTGTGATCGAGTCCATCCTCTGACGGAAGCCACTGATGGAAAAGCCAATATTCGTTTATTAAATGAAGTGAAATATGATGCGGTAACGATTGGAAACAACGAAGGTATCGGAAGTTCAAAAAAACAATTGAACCATTTATATGACGAAGCCAATTTCCCAGTTGTGATTTCAAATCTATATGATTATAAAACAGGATACCCGCCGGAATGGGCAAAAATATTCCATATCATTCAAACAGAATCTGGTCATAAAATTGGTCTGTTCGGACTGACGGCCCCTTTTCCCACTAGTTATAAACCTATTGGATGGAACGTGAAAAACCCTGATGAAGTAATAGGGGACATCTTGGAACTTTTATCTCCTTTGGTCGATTCCATTATTCTATTGTCTCATTTAGGAATTGGTGAAGATCAGCGAATTGCTGAGATGTATCCTATGATCTCCGTTATTATCGGGTCGCATACGCATCATCTATTACCAAATGGAAAAAAAGTGCGGAATACGCTGCTAGCTGCTGCTGGAAAATATGGTCAATATGTTGGTCATATTGAATTGGAAATCGATGAAAATAAAATCATAACAGCTGAGGCAACGGTCAAAGAGATGGCTACGATGAAACCGCCTAAAAATGAAAAGTGGATAATTGAAGGTTATGAGACAAAAGGACATCAATTGTTAAATGAACAAGTAATTGCTACGATTCCTTCTAATTATTCTGTAAATTGGCAAGGCAATTCCGAGTTGGTTACACTAGGATTAGAGTCTCTTAAAGAATACGCACATACAGATGCAGCAATTTTAAATGCGGGTTTATTCATGCAGCCTTTAATTGAAGGAACAGTTACAAAGGATGCTTTGCATCAGGTTTTACCACATCCTATGCGCATCTTGAGGTGTACATTAGATGGAGAAAATCTGACCCGTCTTATTTATGAAATGGAAAAGAATCGCTTATTTCTGAGGAATTTCCCAATCAAGGGAATTGGATTTAGAGGCAAAGTTTTTGGCGAAATCTGTTACAATGGGGTAACTTATGATAAAATAACCGGTGAAGTCAATTGGCTAGGTGAACCGATAGAACCGGCTAAACAATATACATTTGCTACAGTAGATCATTTTATGTTTATTCCATTTTTTCCTACCATTGAAATCATAGGAACGAATGAAGTGTTGTTCCCATTTTTTATACGAAATGTCTTAGGCCAATATTTGAAAAAGCATTACCCGGCAAAAAAATCAGCCGAATGA
- a CDS encoding aldo/keto reductase family protein, whose product MQTITLANGLVIPAVGTGTNTYGKEGNQYNGELNGDFSALKSAIKAGYRLIDTAISYRNEAGVGTTILESGIPREKFYIITKIPAEDAFIGSKESVEKTVLKSLENLKTDYIDLYLIHQPIEDEEKLKHTWEVLESFVDKGQIKSIGVSNFTMEMLETVHNFARIQPVVNQIQSNPHTWNHELIDYLLKTDVVPIAWGPLSKVTPEQINKLNHIAENYGKNWVQVLLRYQIQRGVVVIPKSHNEEHQITNLKLFDFALTKEDQFLIESL is encoded by the coding sequence ATGCAAACTATCACTTTAGCAAATGGACTAGTTATACCAGCAGTTGGAACGGGAACGAATACGTATGGTAAAGAAGGCAACCAATATAATGGAGAATTGAATGGAGATTTCAGTGCATTGAAGTCAGCTATAAAAGCTGGATACCGCTTAATAGATACCGCTATTTCTTACCGAAATGAAGCGGGAGTTGGAACAACTATTCTTGAAAGCGGTATACCTCGCGAAAAATTTTATATTATAACAAAAATTCCTGCAGAGGATGCTTTTATTGGTTCAAAAGAATCCGTTGAAAAAACGGTATTGAAGAGTTTAGAAAACTTGAAAACAGATTATATCGATTTATATTTGATCCATCAACCGATCGAAGATGAAGAAAAGTTAAAACATACATGGGAAGTTTTAGAATCATTTGTGGATAAAGGACAAATCAAGTCGATAGGAGTATCTAATTTTACAATGGAGATGTTGGAAACTGTGCATAACTTTGCTCGTATTCAACCGGTAGTGAACCAAATTCAATCAAATCCACATACATGGAATCATGAATTGATCGATTATTTACTTAAAACGGACGTTGTGCCAATAGCTTGGGGACCGCTAAGTAAAGTCACTCCAGAGCAAATTAATAAATTAAATCATATTGCTGAAAACTATGGGAAAAATTGGGTACAAGTTTTATTGCGTTATCAAATCCAAAGAGGTGTGGTAGTTATCCCCAAATCACATAACGAGGAACATCAGATAACTAATTTAAAATTATTTGACTTTGCATTAACAAAGGAAGATCAATTCTTGATCGAATCGTTATAG